The Candidatus Eisenbacteria bacterium genome includes a window with the following:
- a CDS encoding helix-hairpin-helix domain-containing protein: MLQWLTEAERRGASVLVLLLLLGAGHDAWVARRMRAEMEHGPARVHPPESSLPAPSPGEPPAEPMSLAPVRLDLNQAGAPELEALPGIGPVLARRIVETRKQIGRYDTAEDLLRVRGVGPRLLERIRPRIRAAREREAMHSAPRSGDGRADSASAAEHSTR, translated from the coding sequence TTGCTGCTGCTGCTCGGGGCTGGACACGATGCCTGGGTCGCGCGGCGCATGCGGGCTGAGATGGAGCATGGCCCGGCAAGGGTTCATCCGCCGGAGTCATCGCTGCCGGCGCCTTCGCCGGGCGAGCCGCCCGCCGAGCCCATGAGCCTCGCTCCAGTCCGGCTCGATCTCAACCAGGCCGGCGCTCCTGAGCTCGAGGCGCTCCCGGGTATCGGTCCGGTTCTGGCTCGGCGGATCGTCGAGACGCGGAAGCAGATCGGACGCTACGACACCGCCGAGGATCTGCTCCGCGTCCGCGGAGTCGGGCCGCGTCTCCTCGAGCGCATCCGGCCGCGGATCCGCGCCGCGCGTGAGCGCGAGGCCATGCATTCCGCACCGCGGTCTGGTGACGGCCGTGCAGATTCCGCTTCAGCCGCAGAGCACTCGACCCGATAA